The following are encoded in a window of Bradyrhizobium sp. WBOS07 genomic DNA:
- a CDS encoding efflux RND transporter periplasmic adaptor subunit: MSGLRARSACVAMMLAALAPLLGACEESSSAVSTAPSTHPDVSVVIVKPQPRAVVRELPGRIAPTRVSDVRPRVSGIVVERLFRQGSEVKAGDALYRIDPRPFEVEVMANEAALAKAEAALMQAKQQAHRIATLTKDRAAPEAENEKAIAAERQAHAEVEGRKADLARAKLNLDYATVRAPIDGVVGAALVSEGALAVQNETNLATIQQLDPIYADFTQSVNELNQLRRAFETGDLERIASDTAKVRLVLDDNTIYSLEGKLLFSDAKVDAHTGQVTLRGEFRNPKRELLPGMYVRVRIDQGLDSDAIAVPQQAVQRNGGGGSEVFVVKDDNHIAVQAVRTGSVQDGLWFVTEGLKAGDKVVVEGFQKFAAGDKVKPQSWSEADATADNRHAQQLTR, from the coding sequence ATGTCAGGACTTCGTGCGCGATCGGCATGCGTTGCAATGATGCTCGCGGCCTTAGCGCCGCTGTTGGGCGCTTGCGAGGAATCCAGCTCGGCCGTCTCCACCGCTCCGTCGACCCACCCTGATGTCAGCGTCGTCATCGTCAAGCCGCAGCCGCGCGCCGTGGTCCGCGAGCTGCCGGGCCGCATCGCGCCGACACGTGTCTCCGACGTGCGGCCGCGCGTGTCCGGCATCGTGGTCGAGCGCCTGTTCCGCCAGGGCAGCGAGGTCAAGGCGGGCGATGCGCTCTACCGCATCGATCCGCGTCCGTTCGAGGTCGAGGTGATGGCCAACGAAGCTGCGCTTGCCAAGGCCGAGGCCGCGTTGATGCAGGCGAAGCAGCAGGCGCACCGTATCGCCACCCTCACCAAGGATCGCGCCGCGCCGGAAGCCGAGAACGAGAAGGCGATTGCGGCTGAACGGCAGGCCCATGCCGAGGTCGAAGGCCGCAAGGCCGACCTCGCACGGGCCAAACTCAATCTCGACTACGCGACCGTGCGCGCGCCGATCGACGGCGTGGTCGGAGCGGCCCTCGTCAGCGAGGGCGCCCTCGCGGTGCAGAACGAGACCAATCTCGCCACCATCCAGCAGCTCGACCCGATCTATGCCGACTTCACCCAGTCGGTGAACGAACTCAACCAGCTTCGCCGCGCCTTCGAAACCGGTGATCTCGAGCGTATTGCGTCCGACACCGCCAAGGTCCGCCTCGTGCTCGACGACAACACCATCTATTCGCTCGAGGGCAAGCTGCTGTTCTCCGACGCCAAGGTCGACGCCCACACCGGGCAGGTGACGTTGCGCGGCGAGTTCCGCAATCCTAAGCGCGAATTGCTGCCGGGCATGTACGTCCGGGTCCGCATCGACCAGGGTCTCGATTCCGATGCGATCGCGGTGCCGCAGCAGGCGGTCCAGCGCAACGGCGGCGGCGGCAGCGAGGTGTTCGTCGTCAAGGACGACAACCACATCGCGGTGCAGGCGGTGCGCACCGGATCGGTGCAGGACGGACTCTGGTTTGTCACCGAAGGCCTGAAGGCCGGCGACAAGGTCGTGGTCGAAGGGTTCCAGAAGTTCGCGGCCGGCGACAAGGTCAAGCCGCAATCCTGGTCGGAAGCGGACGCGACCGCGGACAATCGGCACGCCCAGCAGCTCACGCGGTAG
- a CDS encoding multidrug efflux RND transporter permease subunit, producing MASFFIDRPIFAWVVALFICLIGAIAVPLLPIAQYPIIAPPSISVSTSYPGASPENLYNSVTRLIEEELNGAANILNFESTSDSLGQVEIIANFQPGTDTSAASVEVQNRIKRVEARLPRAVMQQGILIEEASSAVLQIITLNSTDGSLDEVGLGDFMIRNVLGEIRRIPGVGRATLYSTERSLRVWVDPAKLVGYGLTADDVNKAIAAQNAQVASGSIGAEPSTSNQRTSALVLVKGQLSSPDEFGTIILRANADGSTVRLRDVARVEVGGLSYQFNTRLDGKPTAGLSVLMSPTGNALATASAVEAKMKELSRFFPANITYEIPYNITPVVEASIKKVLTTLVEAVVLVFVVMFLFLQNIRYTIIPTIVVPVALLGACSALLLAGYSINMLSMFAMVLAVGILVDDAIVVVENVERIMAEEGLPPKEATRKAMSQITGAIIGITLVLMAVFVPMAFFPGSVGIIYRQFSVTMVAAIGFSAFLALSLTPALCATLLKPIAKGHGHSTNFVFSRFNHMLEAARFRYGRTVGFSLKRTGRLMLVYAALLVGLSWAFINLPGGFLPVDDQGFITTDVQTPSDSSYARTEAVIEKVEKYLAARPGVDNVTFLTGFSFSGQGMNTAQAFITLKDWSERGPKDSAAAIVNDVNRDLGSSIRDAKISALQPPPIDNLGNSSGFSFRLQDRGQKGYPALMRAADQLIAAANASPVLQKVYIEGLPEAGVVNLMIDREKAGAFGVTFEDINNTISTNLGSNYINDFPNRGRMQRVVVQADARDRMRTEDILNYNVKNSRGQLVPFSSFATVEWARGPTQIAGFNYYPAVRISGEAKPGFTSGDAIAEMEQLADRLPRGFGYEWTGQSLQEKLSGSQAPFLLALSVFVVFLCLAALYESWTIPLAVLLTVPLGIVGAVTAAMLRGLPNDVYFTVGLITIIGLAAKDAILIIEFAKDLRKEGKPLVEATIEACRLRFRPILMTGLAFICGVLPMAIAHGAGGASQQALGSVVMGGMIAVVILALLMVPVFFVSVQRVLGGDREPTAAREREHHGPPARARTSH from the coding sequence ATGGCGAGTTTCTTCATCGACAGGCCCATCTTCGCCTGGGTGGTCGCGCTATTCATCTGCTTGATCGGTGCGATCGCCGTGCCGCTGCTGCCGATCGCGCAATATCCGATCATCGCGCCGCCCTCGATCTCCGTCTCGACCAGCTATCCCGGCGCCTCGCCTGAGAACCTCTACAACAGCGTCACGCGGCTGATCGAGGAGGAGCTCAACGGCGCCGCCAACATCCTCAATTTCGAATCGACCAGCGATTCGCTCGGCCAGGTCGAGATCATCGCCAACTTCCAGCCGGGCACCGATACCAGCGCCGCCTCGGTCGAGGTGCAGAACCGCATCAAGCGCGTCGAGGCGCGCCTGCCGCGCGCGGTGATGCAGCAGGGCATCCTGATCGAGGAAGCCTCCAGCGCAGTGCTCCAGATCATCACGCTGAACTCGACCGACGGCAGCCTCGACGAGGTCGGACTCGGCGACTTCATGATCCGCAACGTGCTGGGCGAGATCCGCCGCATTCCCGGCGTCGGCCGCGCCACGCTGTACTCCACCGAGCGAAGTCTGCGCGTCTGGGTCGATCCGGCCAAGCTGGTCGGCTACGGGCTCACCGCCGACGACGTCAACAAGGCCATTGCCGCGCAGAATGCGCAGGTCGCCTCGGGCAGCATCGGCGCCGAGCCCTCGACCTCGAACCAGCGCACCTCCGCGCTGGTGCTGGTCAAGGGCCAGCTCTCCTCGCCGGACGAGTTCGGCACCATCATCCTGCGCGCCAATGCCGACGGCTCGACCGTGCGCCTGCGCGACGTCGCGCGCGTCGAGGTCGGCGGTCTCAGCTATCAGTTCAACACCCGCCTCGACGGCAAGCCGACCGCCGGCCTGTCCGTGCTGATGTCGCCGACCGGCAATGCGCTGGCGACCGCGAGTGCGGTCGAAGCCAAGATGAAGGAGCTGTCGCGCTTCTTCCCGGCCAATATCACCTACGAGATCCCCTACAACATCACGCCCGTGGTCGAAGCCTCGATCAAGAAGGTTTTGACGACGCTGGTCGAGGCCGTGGTGCTGGTGTTCGTCGTGATGTTCCTGTTCCTCCAGAACATCCGCTACACCATCATTCCGACCATCGTGGTGCCGGTGGCGCTGCTCGGCGCCTGTTCCGCGCTGCTGCTCGCCGGCTATTCCATCAACATGCTCTCGATGTTCGCCATGGTGCTCGCGGTCGGCATCCTCGTCGACGACGCCATCGTCGTGGTCGAGAACGTCGAGCGCATCATGGCCGAGGAAGGCCTGCCGCCGAAGGAAGCGACGCGCAAGGCCATGTCGCAGATCACCGGCGCCATCATCGGCATCACGCTGGTGCTGATGGCAGTGTTCGTGCCGATGGCGTTCTTCCCGGGCTCGGTCGGCATCATCTACCGCCAGTTCTCCGTCACCATGGTCGCGGCGATCGGCTTCTCCGCGTTCCTGGCGCTGTCGCTGACGCCGGCGCTTTGCGCGACGCTGCTCAAGCCGATCGCCAAGGGGCACGGCCATTCGACCAACTTCGTGTTCAGCCGGTTCAACCACATGCTGGAGGCCGCGCGATTCCGCTACGGGCGCACCGTCGGCTTTTCGCTGAAGCGCACCGGCCGGCTGATGCTGGTCTATGCCGCGCTGCTGGTTGGTCTGTCCTGGGCCTTCATCAATCTGCCCGGCGGCTTCCTGCCCGTCGACGACCAGGGCTTCATCACCACCGACGTGCAGACGCCGTCGGATTCGTCCTATGCCCGCACCGAGGCCGTGATCGAGAAGGTCGAGAAATATCTGGCCGCGCGGCCGGGCGTCGACAACGTCACCTTCCTCACCGGCTTCAGCTTCTCCGGCCAGGGCATGAATACCGCGCAGGCCTTCATCACCTTGAAGGACTGGTCGGAACGCGGCCCGAAGGATTCCGCCGCCGCGATCGTCAACGACGTCAATCGCGACCTCGGCTCGTCGATCCGCGATGCGAAGATCTCGGCGCTGCAGCCGCCGCCGATCGACAATCTCGGCAACTCCTCCGGTTTCTCGTTCCGTCTCCAGGACCGCGGCCAGAAGGGCTATCCGGCCCTAATGCGCGCGGCCGACCAGCTGATCGCGGCGGCCAATGCGAGCCCGGTGCTCCAGAAGGTCTATATCGAAGGCCTGCCCGAGGCAGGCGTGGTCAATCTCATGATCGACCGCGAGAAGGCCGGCGCGTTCGGCGTCACCTTCGAGGACATCAACAACACGATCTCGACCAATCTCGGCTCGAACTACATCAACGACTTCCCGAACCGCGGCCGCATGCAGCGCGTCGTGGTGCAGGCGGACGCCCGCGACCGCATGCGGACCGAGGACATCCTCAACTACAACGTCAAGAACAGCCGCGGCCAGCTGGTGCCGTTCTCGTCCTTCGCCACGGTCGAATGGGCGCGTGGGCCGACGCAGATCGCCGGCTTCAACTATTATCCGGCGGTGCGCATCTCCGGCGAAGCCAAGCCCGGCTTCACCTCGGGCGACGCCATCGCCGAGATGGAGCAGCTTGCCGACAGATTGCCGCGCGGCTTCGGCTATGAATGGACCGGGCAGTCGCTGCAGGAGAAGCTGTCCGGCTCGCAGGCGCCTTTCCTGCTGGCGCTGTCGGTGTTCGTGGTGTTCCTGTGTCTCGCCGCGCTCTACGAGAGCTGGACCATTCCGCTCGCGGTGCTGCTGACCGTGCCGCTCGGCATCGTCGGCGCCGTGACCGCGGCGATGCTGCGCGGCCTGCCCAACGACGTCTATTTCACCGTCGGCCTGATCACCATCATCGGCCTTGCCGCCAAGGACGCGATCCTGATCATCGAGTTCGCCAAGGATCTGCGGAAAGAAGGCAAGCCGCTGGTGGAAGCCACCATCGAAGCCTGCCGCCTCCGCTTCCGCCCGATCCTGATGACCGGCCTCGCCTTCATCTGCGGCGTGCTGCCGATGGCGATCGCCCACGGCGCCGGCGGCGCCAGCCAGCAGGCGCTCGGCTCGGTCGTGATGGGCGGCATGATCGCGGTGGTGATCCTGGCGCTGTTGATGGTGCCGGTGTTCTTCGTCTCGGTGCAGCGCGTGCTGGGCGGGGACCGGGAACCGACGGCGGCGCGGGAGCGCGAGCACCACGGTCCGCCGGCGCGGGCGCGCACGAGCCATTGA
- a CDS encoding inositol monophosphatase family protein produces MLYSATINVMVKAARRAGRSLKRDLGEIEHLQVSLKGPANFVSLADKRAEEMLYQDLAKARPGYGFIGEEGGTREGSDKSHTWIVDPLDGTTNFLHGIPQFAISIGLSREGTIIAGVIYNPANDELYIAERGKGAFLNDQRLRVAGRRQLNECVVACGLPHIGRGDHEEFRREMTAIQDRVAGLRRFGAASLDLAFVAAGRLDGYWERNLQSWDIAAGMLMVREAGGTVSDISTPGDALVTGDVVCGNEFVHGELVKILRKAA; encoded by the coding sequence ATGCTGTATTCCGCCACTATCAACGTCATGGTCAAGGCTGCGCGCCGTGCCGGCCGCAGCCTCAAGCGCGATCTCGGCGAGATCGAGCATCTCCAGGTCTCGCTGAAGGGGCCGGCGAATTTCGTCTCGCTTGCCGACAAGCGCGCCGAGGAGATGCTGTACCAGGACCTCGCCAAGGCCCGCCCCGGCTACGGCTTCATCGGCGAGGAAGGCGGCACGCGGGAAGGCAGCGACAAGAGCCATACCTGGATCGTCGATCCGCTCGACGGCACCACCAACTTCCTGCACGGCATCCCGCAATTTGCGATCTCGATCGGGCTGTCGCGCGAGGGCACCATCATCGCGGGCGTGATCTACAACCCCGCCAATGACGAGCTCTACATCGCCGAGCGTGGCAAGGGCGCCTTCCTCAACGACCAGCGCCTGCGGGTGGCCGGCCGCCGCCAGCTCAACGAATGCGTGGTGGCCTGCGGCCTGCCCCATATCGGCCGCGGCGATCACGAGGAATTCCGCCGCGAGATGACGGCGATCCAGGACCGCGTCGCAGGGCTACGCCGCTTCGGCGCCGCCTCGCTCGACCTCGCCTTCGTCGCCGCCGGCCGCCTCGACGGCTATTGGGAGCGCAATCTGCAATCCTGGGACATCGCCGCCGGCATGCTGATGGTGCGCGAAGCCGGCGGGACGGTCAGCGACATCAGCACGCCGGGCGATGCGCTGGTGACCGGGGACGTCGTGTGCGGCAACGAGTTCGTGCACGGCGAATTGGTGAAGATCTTGCGGAAGGCGGCGTAA
- a CDS encoding tetratricopeptide repeat protein, with the protein MKLPCITMLATLLLTAPAAAQLQITPPATIPSTTPEKQKPKPPAPAKKEAAPKPLASPKPAPSAKPTPAPTVIPAPPTDNSNADLVYGAYQRGQYKTAFELATARAQAGDPKAMTMLGELYSNAMGIRRDYAKAAEWYKRAADAGDREAMFALAMLRISGRGGPVDKGEAVKLMASAAKLGEPRAAYNLALLYLDGQTLPQDVKRSAELLRQAADAGLPEAQYALATFYKEGTGVPKDPERAVRLLQAASLADNVDAEVEYAIAMFNGTGTPKNQPAAVALLRKASRQGSAIAQNRLAWVLINGVGTTMDKVEGFKWHLVAKTAGKGDPELDKQLSDLPAEERAKAEAAAKKWLGNK; encoded by the coding sequence ATGAAGCTCCCCTGCATCACCATGCTGGCTACGCTGCTGCTCACGGCACCGGCGGCCGCGCAGCTTCAGATCACCCCGCCGGCCACCATACCGAGCACGACGCCAGAGAAGCAGAAGCCCAAGCCCCCCGCGCCGGCCAAGAAGGAGGCTGCGCCGAAGCCTTTGGCCTCGCCTAAGCCCGCCCCCTCCGCCAAGCCGACGCCGGCCCCGACCGTGATCCCGGCGCCGCCGACCGACAATTCCAACGCCGATCTGGTGTACGGCGCCTATCAGCGCGGCCAGTACAAGACGGCGTTCGAGCTCGCCACCGCCCGCGCGCAAGCCGGCGATCCCAAGGCGATGACCATGCTGGGCGAGCTCTATTCCAACGCCATGGGCATTCGCCGCGACTATGCCAAGGCGGCCGAATGGTACAAGCGCGCGGCGGACGCCGGCGATCGCGAGGCGATGTTCGCGCTCGCCATGCTGCGCATTTCCGGCCGCGGCGGCCCGGTCGACAAGGGCGAGGCGGTCAAGCTAATGGCGTCAGCCGCCAAGCTCGGCGAGCCCAGGGCGGCCTATAACCTCGCTCTGCTCTATCTCGATGGTCAGACCCTGCCGCAGGACGTCAAGCGCTCGGCCGAGCTGCTGCGCCAGGCCGCCGATGCCGGCCTGCCCGAGGCGCAATACGCGCTCGCGACGTTCTACAAGGAAGGCACCGGCGTTCCGAAGGATCCGGAACGCGCGGTGCGGCTGCTGCAGGCCGCCTCGCTCGCCGACAATGTCGACGCCGAGGTCGAATATGCCATCGCCATGTTCAACGGCACCGGCACGCCGAAGAACCAGCCGGCCGCCGTCGCCCTGCTCCGCAAGGCCTCCCGCCAGGGCAGCGCGATCGCGCAGAACCGGCTGGCGTGGGTGCTGATCAACGGCGTCGGCACCACCATGGACAAGGTCGAGGGCTTCAAATGGCACCTGGTGGCCAAGACCGCCGGCAAGGGCGACCCCGAGCTCGACAAGCAATTGTCCGACCTACCCGCCGAGGAGCGGGCCAAGGCGGAGGCCGCCGCCAAGAAGTGGCTTGGCAACAAATGA
- a CDS encoding thiamine phosphate synthase: MSNKPPPPRPAPRLYLATPVVDDPAALVAELPGLLAVADIAAVLLRLKETDHRTMISRIKALAPPVQKAGAALLVEGHAELVARGGADGAHLPGIAALKEALPSLKPDRIAGVGGLTTRHHSMDAGEMGADYVLFGEPDAKGQRPQAQAIAERLDWWAELFEPPCVGLATSLEEAHDFALSGADFVLVGDFIWSDPRGPKAALVEADAAIKKAHATATASQNAAGDEHG; this comes from the coding sequence TTGTCGAACAAACCGCCTCCGCCGCGCCCGGCGCCGCGCCTTTATCTCGCGACGCCTGTGGTCGATGATCCCGCTGCGCTTGTCGCCGAGCTCCCGGGCCTGCTCGCGGTCGCCGACATCGCGGCCGTGCTGCTGCGGCTGAAGGAGACCGACCACCGCACCATGATCTCGCGCATCAAGGCCTTAGCGCCGCCGGTGCAGAAGGCGGGCGCAGCGCTGCTGGTCGAGGGCCATGCCGAGCTGGTTGCGCGCGGCGGCGCTGACGGCGCGCACCTGCCCGGCATCGCCGCGCTGAAGGAGGCGCTGCCGTCGCTCAAGCCCGATCGCATCGCCGGCGTCGGCGGGCTGACGACGCGGCACCATTCCATGGATGCGGGCGAGATGGGCGCCGACTACGTGCTGTTCGGCGAGCCCGATGCGAAAGGCCAGCGTCCCCAGGCGCAGGCGATCGCCGAGCGGCTGGACTGGTGGGCCGAGCTGTTCGAGCCGCCCTGCGTCGGCCTTGCCACCTCGCTCGAGGAAGCCCACGACTTCGCCCTCAGCGGCGCCGATTTCGTGCTGGTCGGCGACTTCATCTGGTCCGATCCGCGCGGTCCCAAGGCCGCGCTGGTCGAGGCGGATGCCGCGATCAAGAAGGCGCACGCGACGGCGACGGCGAGCCAGAATGCTGCCGGCGACGAGCACGGCTAG
- a CDS encoding class I fructose-bisphosphate aldolase, protein MNLTELNRIATAMVAPGKGILAADESSGTIKKRFDAIGVASTEENRRDYREMLFRAKDAMSQYISGVILYDETIWQNAADGTPLIKLIESSGAIPGIKVDEGTQALPMCPGELVTVGLDKLAERLKKYYERGARFAKWRAVIDIGSGIPSMTAISVNAHALARYAALCQAAQIVPIVEPEVLMDGDHDIDRCYEVTGRVLNKTFQELRVQRVALEGMVLKPNMAISGKKCAKQASVEEVAEKTIRLLKACVPAAVPGIAFLSGGQSDEEATAHLNAMHKLGPLPWGLTFSYGRALQAAPQKAWSGRPENVAAGQRAFSHRARMNGLAAKGEWQSSLEQKAA, encoded by the coding sequence ATGAATCTGACTGAGCTCAACAGGATCGCGACCGCCATGGTGGCACCCGGCAAGGGTATCCTCGCCGCCGACGAATCCTCCGGCACCATCAAGAAACGCTTTGACGCGATCGGCGTCGCCTCGACCGAAGAGAACCGCCGCGACTATCGCGAGATGCTGTTCCGCGCCAAGGACGCCATGAGCCAGTACATCTCCGGCGTGATCCTCTATGACGAGACGATCTGGCAGAATGCTGCGGACGGCACGCCGCTGATCAAGCTGATCGAGAGCAGCGGCGCCATTCCCGGCATCAAGGTCGACGAGGGCACGCAGGCCCTGCCGATGTGTCCGGGCGAGCTCGTCACCGTCGGGCTCGACAAGCTCGCCGAGCGGCTGAAGAAATATTACGAGCGCGGCGCGCGCTTCGCCAAATGGCGCGCGGTGATCGACATCGGCAGCGGCATCCCCTCCATGACCGCGATCAGCGTCAACGCCCACGCGCTGGCGCGCTATGCCGCGCTGTGCCAGGCCGCACAGATCGTGCCGATCGTCGAGCCGGAGGTGCTGATGGATGGCGACCACGACATCGACCGCTGCTATGAGGTGACGGGACGGGTGCTCAACAAGACGTTCCAGGAATTGCGCGTCCAGCGCGTCGCGCTCGAAGGCATGGTGCTGAAGCCCAACATGGCGATCTCAGGCAAGAAATGCGCGAAGCAGGCCTCCGTCGAGGAGGTCGCGGAGAAGACGATCCGGCTGCTGAAGGCCTGCGTGCCGGCGGCCGTGCCCGGCATCGCCTTCCTCTCCGGCGGCCAGTCGGACGAGGAGGCAACCGCGCATCTCAACGCCATGCACAAGCTCGGTCCGCTACCCTGGGGCCTGACCTTCTCCTATGGCCGCGCGCTGCAGGCCGCGCCGCAAAAGGCCTGGTCCGGGAGGCCTGAGAATGTCGCGGCCGGCCAGCGCGCCTTCAGCCATCGCGCGCGAATGAACGGCCTTGCCGCCAAGGGTGAGTGGCAAAGCAGCCTGGAACAGAAGGCAGCCTAG
- the fba gene encoding class II fructose-bisphosphate aldolase (catalyzes the reversible aldol condensation of dihydroxyacetonephosphate and glyceraldehyde 3-phosphate in the Calvin cycle, glycolysis, and/or gluconeogenesis), whose translation MARITLRQLLDHAAENDYGVPAFNINNMEQALAIMDAANQVDAPVIIQASRGARSYANDVMLKHMMDAVTEIYPHIPVCVHLDHGNEPATCMTAIQAGFTSVMMDGSLKADGKTPGDWAYNVDVTKTVTDMAHLGGISVEGELGVLGSLETGMGDKEDGHGAEGKLSHDQLLTNPDEAVKFVKETKVDALAIAMGTSHGAYKFTRKPDGDILAMNVIEEIHRKLPNTHLVMHGSSSVPQDLQDIINAYGGKMKPTWGVPVSEIQRGIKNGVRKINIDTDNRMAMTGQIRKVLKDSPEEFDPRKYLKPAMEAMTKLCKQRLQEFNTAGQAAKIKRVLTTAEMAKRYAKGELDPKVA comes from the coding sequence ATGGCTCGGATCACGTTACGTCAACTGCTCGACCACGCGGCGGAGAACGATTACGGCGTACCGGCCTTCAACATCAACAACATGGAGCAGGCGCTGGCGATCATGGACGCGGCCAACCAGGTCGACGCGCCCGTCATCATCCAGGCCTCGCGCGGCGCGCGCTCCTACGCCAACGACGTCATGCTCAAGCACATGATGGACGCGGTGACCGAGATCTATCCGCACATTCCGGTCTGCGTGCATCTCGACCACGGCAACGAGCCGGCGACCTGCATGACCGCGATCCAGGCCGGCTTCACCTCCGTCATGATGGACGGCTCGCTCAAGGCCGACGGCAAGACCCCCGGCGACTGGGCCTACAATGTCGACGTCACCAAGACCGTGACCGACATGGCCCATCTCGGCGGCATCTCGGTCGAGGGCGAGCTCGGGGTGCTCGGCTCGCTCGAGACCGGCATGGGCGACAAGGAAGACGGCCACGGCGCCGAAGGCAAGCTCAGCCACGACCAGCTCCTGACCAACCCGGACGAGGCTGTGAAGTTCGTCAAGGAGACCAAGGTCGACGCGCTCGCGATCGCGATGGGGACGTCCCACGGCGCCTACAAGTTTACCCGCAAGCCCGACGGCGACATCCTCGCCATGAACGTGATCGAGGAGATCCACCGCAAGCTGCCGAACACGCACCTCGTCATGCACGGTTCGTCCTCGGTGCCGCAGGATCTCCAGGACATCATCAACGCCTATGGCGGCAAGATGAAGCCGACCTGGGGCGTGCCCGTGAGCGAGATCCAGCGCGGTATCAAGAACGGCGTGCGCAAGATCAACATCGACACCGACAACCGCATGGCGATGACCGGCCAGATCCGCAAGGTGCTGAAGGACAGCCCGGAAGAGTTCGATCCGCGCAAGTACCTGAAGCCGGCGATGGAAGCCATGACCAAGCTGTGCAAGCAGCGCCTGCAGGAGTTCAACACCGCAGGCCAGGCCGCCAAGATCAAGCGCGTCCTGACCACCGCCGAAATGGCCAAGCGCTACGCCAAGGGCGAGCTGGATCCCAAGGTCGCGTAA
- the pgk gene encoding phosphoglycerate kinase translates to MTNKFRTLDDVDVKGKRVLLRVDLNVPMDNGRVSDATRLERVAPTIAEISDKGGKVILLAHFGRPKGRDAKDSLKPVAEALSKVVKKPVAFADDCIGEPAAKAVAALKDGDILCLENTRFHKEEEKNDPAFVAELAKLGDIWVNDAFSAAHRAHASTEGLGHKLPAYAGRTMQAELNALEKALGSPTKPVIAIIGGAKVSTKIDLLENLVTKVDALVIGGGMANTFLHAQGVAVGKSLAEKDLAATALRIMEKADAANCAIILPVDATVAYHFAANAPSHAYGLDAIPADGMILDVGPQSIARVHAAIDDAATLVWNGPLGAFEMQPFDRGTVAAAKHAAERTKAKKLISIAGGGDTVAALNQAHVAGDFTYVSTAGGAFLEWMEGKPLPGVEVLRVK, encoded by the coding sequence ATGACCAATAAATTCCGCACCCTCGACGACGTCGACGTGAAGGGCAAGCGCGTGCTGCTGCGCGTCGATCTCAACGTGCCCATGGACAATGGCCGCGTCAGCGACGCGACCCGGCTCGAGCGCGTCGCGCCGACCATCGCCGAAATCTCGGACAAGGGCGGCAAGGTCATCCTGCTCGCGCATTTCGGCCGGCCGAAGGGGCGCGATGCCAAGGACTCGCTCAAGCCGGTCGCCGAGGCGCTGTCGAAGGTGGTGAAGAAGCCGGTCGCCTTCGCCGACGATTGCATCGGCGAGCCCGCGGCCAAGGCCGTCGCCGCCCTGAAGGACGGCGACATTCTCTGTCTCGAGAACACACGCTTCCACAAGGAAGAGGAAAAGAACGATCCAGCCTTCGTCGCGGAGCTGGCCAAGCTCGGCGACATCTGGGTCAACGACGCGTTCTCGGCCGCGCACCGCGCCCACGCCTCGACCGAAGGCCTCGGCCACAAGCTGCCGGCCTATGCCGGCCGCACCATGCAGGCCGAGCTCAACGCGCTGGAGAAGGCGCTGGGCTCGCCGACCAAGCCCGTCATCGCCATCATCGGCGGCGCCAAGGTCTCGACCAAGATCGACCTGCTCGAAAACCTCGTGACCAAGGTCGATGCGCTGGTGATCGGCGGCGGCATGGCCAACACCTTCCTGCACGCCCAGGGCGTTGCGGTCGGCAAGTCGCTGGCCGAGAAGGATCTGGCCGCCACCGCGCTGCGCATCATGGAGAAGGCGGACGCCGCCAATTGCGCCATCATCCTCCCCGTGGACGCCACCGTTGCCTATCACTTCGCCGCCAACGCGCCCTCGCACGCCTATGGGCTCGACGCGATCCCGGCCGACGGCATGATCCTCGACGTCGGCCCGCAATCGATCGCCCGCGTCCACGCCGCGATCGACGACGCCGCGACGCTGGTCTGGAACGGCCCCCTGGGCGCGTTCGAGATGCAGCCGTTCGACCGCGGCACGGTCGCGGCCGCCAAGCACGCTGCCGAGCGCACCAAGGCCAAGAAGCTGATCTCGATCGCGGGCGGCGGCGACACCGTCGCGGCGCTCAACCAGGCCCATGTGGCCGGTGACTTCACCTATGTCTCGACCGCCGGTGGCGCGTTCCTCGAGTGGATGGAAGGCAAGCCCCTGCCCGGCGTCGAGGTGCTGCGCGTCAAGTAA